The Lycium barbarum isolate Lr01 chromosome 10, ASM1917538v2, whole genome shotgun sequence genome includes a region encoding these proteins:
- the LOC132615409 gene encoding rho GDP-dissociation inhibitor 1-like — protein sequence MGFDDNNKEGKDQSTLVEIKKGGIGDSDSEIEHEVNNENNSKVSRQMSESSMYTTEDDDEDENIINKIELGPQCTLKEQFEKDKDDESLRRWKEQLLGSVDINAVGESLDPEVKILSLEIKSPGRADIVLPIPEDGKPKSPWFVLKEGSKYSLKFNFQVSNNIVTGLKYTNTVWKTGIKVDSMKEMIGAFSPQTEPYTHEMPEETTPSGIFARGSYSARTKFLDDDNKCYLEINYTFDIKKEWQAT from the exons ATGGGTTTTGATGACAATAACAAGGAGGGTAAAGACCAATCTACCCTTGTTGAGATAAAGAAAGGTGGAATTGGTGATAGTGATTCAGAGATTGAACATGAGGTTAATAATGAGAATAATAGTAAAGTTAGTAGACAAATGAGTGAAAGTTCAATGTATACTActgaagatgatgatgaagatgaaAATATTATTAATAAGATTGAGTTGGGTCCTCAATGTACTCTCAAAGAACAATTTGAGAAAGATAAG GATGATGAAAGTTTGAGAAGATGGAAGGAACAGCTTCTTGGAAGTGTGGATATTAATGCTGTTGGAG AATCACTGGATCCAGAAGTGAAGATTTTGAGCCTTGAAATTAAGTCCCCGGGTAGAGCTGATATTGTCCTCCCAATCCCGGAGGACGGAAAACCCAAAAGCCCATGGTTTGTCCTGAAAGAAGGGAGCAAATACAGCCTGAAATTCAATTTCCAGGTCAGCAATAATATAGTGACAGGTCTCAAATACACAAACACAGTTTGGAAAACTGGTATCAAAG TGGACAGCATGAAAGAAATGATTGGGGCCTTTAGTCCTCAAACTGAGCCGTATACACATGAGATGCCAGAAGAGACTACCCCTTCTGGCATTTTCGCAAGAGGATCTTACTCGGCTAGGACAAAG TTCCTTGATGATGATAACAAGTGCTATTTGGAGATCAACTACACGTTTGATATTAAGAAAGAATGGCAGGCAACATGA